A window of the Syntrophothermus lipocalidus DSM 12680 genome harbors these coding sequences:
- the phoU gene encoding phosphate signaling complex protein PhoU — protein sequence MGRDEFNRELVQLKGDVVKMATLLEELVYKAVRSMVLKDVGLAEEVITSDDIVDKMTVDIEQRCLSLIALRQPMAKDLRTIGSVLRIIVDLERIGDYAEGLAKITIKLKDQEYMKPLIDIPRMGEISREMLKKCTQAMLEEDPVMCWTLVEDEQVMDALYDQIFRELLAYMMADPKTINQATSLLLAAGHLERIGDHITNVGEMIIFAISGERVDINRMAREQRR from the coding sequence ATGGGCAGGGATGAGTTCAATCGAGAACTGGTTCAGCTTAAGGGCGATGTGGTCAAGATGGCCACCCTTCTGGAGGAGTTGGTTTATAAAGCGGTGAGGTCTATGGTACTTAAAGATGTCGGGCTGGCCGAAGAGGTTATAACTTCTGATGACATTGTAGACAAGATGACGGTGGACATAGAGCAAAGGTGTTTGTCGCTCATAGCCCTGAGGCAACCTATGGCCAAGGATTTGCGCACTATTGGAAGTGTTCTTCGCATCATCGTGGATTTGGAAAGGATCGGTGATTATGCCGAAGGGTTGGCCAAGATAACCATAAAGCTCAAAGACCAGGAGTATATGAAACCGCTCATCGATATTCCCCGTATGGGTGAAATCTCGCGGGAAATGTTGAAAAAATGCACGCAGGCAATGCTGGAAGAAGACCCGGTCATGTGCTGGACCCTGGTAGAAGACGAGCAGGTGATGGACGCCCTGTACGATCAGATATTCCGGGAGCTTTTGGCTTATATGATGGCTGATCCCAAGACTATTAACCAGGCAACTTCCCTATTACTGGCGGCAGGTCATCTGGAAAGAATAGGGGACCACATAACCAACGTGGGCGAAATGATAATATTCGCGATATCGGGAGAAAGGGTAGACATCAACCGGATGGCCCGAGAACAGAGACGCTAG
- a CDS encoding peptidase U32 family protein, whose product MSIKKPELVAPAGDKEKAEAAFLYGADAVYVGGREFSLRAQAGNFSDEEMEKLVAMARAKGKRVYVAVNILAHNRDLGRLAIYLAFLRELKVDGIILSDPGVLELARRYAPEIPVTISTQASVANVLAARFYESLGVKRIVLARELTLEELKEIREKVKLELEVFVHGAMCVAYSGRCLLSSFMTGRSGNRGECAHPCRYQYYLREEKRPGEYFPIEEDDRGTYILNSKDLCLIEYIPQLIDIGIDAFKIEGRMKSPHYVATTVQVYREAIEAVMEGSPGRDLDKWWEELNKIANRPYTTGFLLGPPVAGQDVLKLSKPAAVAFCGIVRDYWPEKGLALVEQRAPFGVGDVIEILRPGLESLRMKLEEILDMDLVPLERARHAQQRVWIPVKEPVQYFNILRRVDDRG is encoded by the coding sequence ATGTCAATTAAGAAACCGGAGCTGGTGGCCCCTGCCGGAGATAAGGAAAAGGCGGAGGCTGCTTTTCTCTATGGGGCTGATGCCGTTTACGTCGGGGGTAGGGAATTCAGCCTCAGAGCCCAGGCTGGTAACTTCTCAGATGAAGAGATGGAAAAACTCGTGGCCATGGCCCGGGCTAAGGGAAAAAGGGTTTACGTGGCAGTCAATATACTGGCCCACAACCGGGATCTGGGCCGCTTAGCAATCTACCTGGCTTTTCTTCGAGAATTGAAGGTCGACGGGATAATATTGTCGGACCCCGGGGTGCTCGAACTGGCTAGAAGGTACGCGCCGGAAATCCCGGTTACCATCAGTACCCAGGCCAGCGTAGCCAATGTGCTGGCCGCCCGTTTCTATGAATCCCTGGGAGTAAAGCGAATAGTACTGGCTCGGGAACTGACTTTGGAAGAATTGAAAGAGATCCGGGAAAAGGTGAAGCTGGAGCTGGAGGTGTTCGTACACGGGGCCATGTGCGTTGCTTATTCCGGTCGATGCCTGTTGTCCAGCTTCATGACCGGTCGCAGCGGTAACCGGGGAGAGTGCGCTCATCCCTGCCGTTATCAATACTATTTGAGGGAGGAAAAAAGGCCAGGAGAATACTTTCCGATTGAAGAAGATGACCGCGGAACCTACATCCTCAACTCCAAAGACCTGTGTCTTATCGAGTATATCCCGCAGCTGATAGACATCGGGATCGATGCTTTCAAGATCGAAGGCAGGATGAAAAGCCCGCACTACGTAGCAACCACGGTTCAAGTTTACCGGGAAGCCATCGAGGCGGTTATGGAAGGCAGCCCCGGACGTGACTTAGACAAATGGTGGGAGGAGCTGAATAAAATCGCCAACCGGCCGTATACTACCGGGTTCTTGCTGGGGCCGCCCGTGGCCGGGCAGGATGTGCTGAAACTATCGAAACCCGCAGCCGTGGCCTTCTGCGGGATAGTCAGGGATTACTGGCCGGAAAAAGGGCTGGCCTTGGTGGAACAGAGAGCTCCTTTTGGTGTGGGTGATGTTATCGAGATCCTGCGCCCAGGGCTCGAGTCCTTGCGGATGAAACTAGAGGAGATACTGGATATGGACCTGGTTCCCCTGGAGCGGGCCCGTCACGCCCAGCAAAGGGTGTGGATACCCGTTAAAGAGCCGGTCCAATATTTCAACATACTGCGAAGGGTGGATGACCGTGGTTGA
- a CDS encoding energy-coupling factor ABC transporter ATP-binding protein yields the protein MDKKPLFKLREVSFGYRQGEPVFSNLSLEIMPGESVCILGANGAGKSTLLKMLAGLVFPFAGGLEAFEEQLTEKRMENDRFAQEYHRRVGFVFQNPDAQLFTTRVWDEIAFGPLQLGLSPEEITTRVEDVIKMLSISSLKDRSPYHLSQGEKKKVAIASVLVMNPQVLILDEPTTGLDPKTQRWLVELILELNHNGRTIITSTHDLNLVHLLADRVLLLSEDHRLVYDGPSQKVLANRRLLASVNLIDEYSHTHDQGQHTHLYVHG from the coding sequence GTGGATAAGAAACCCTTATTCAAACTACGAGAAGTCAGTTTCGGTTATCGGCAGGGCGAGCCGGTTTTTTCCAATCTCTCCCTCGAAATAATGCCTGGCGAAAGCGTCTGTATCCTAGGTGCGAACGGTGCTGGCAAATCTACCCTTCTAAAAATGCTGGCCGGGCTCGTTTTTCCCTTTGCTGGCGGGTTAGAAGCTTTCGAGGAACAACTTACAGAAAAGCGGATGGAAAACGATAGGTTCGCTCAAGAGTATCACCGGCGGGTCGGATTCGTTTTTCAGAATCCCGATGCCCAGTTGTTTACCACCAGAGTTTGGGACGAGATTGCCTTCGGTCCGCTTCAGTTGGGACTGAGCCCTGAGGAGATCACAACCAGGGTTGAAGATGTCATAAAAATGCTCTCTATTTCCAGCTTAAAAGACAGATCCCCTTACCACCTCAGCCAAGGAGAAAAGAAAAAGGTGGCTATAGCTTCCGTCCTGGTTATGAATCCCCAAGTCCTTATATTGGATGAGCCTACTACGGGTTTGGATCCCAAGACCCAGCGCTGGCTGGTCGAGCTTATCTTAGAGCTGAACCACAACGGTCGAACGATAATCACTTCTACCCATGACCTGAACCTGGTGCACCTGCTGGCCGACCGGGTTTTGTTGTTGTCCGAAGACCACCGTTTGGTTTACGACGGTCCCAGCCAAAAAGTTCTTGCCAATCGCCGGCTTTTGGCGTCGGTCAATCTTATCGATGAATACAGCCACACCCACGACCAGGGCCAACACACCCACCTGTACGTGCACGGGTGA
- a CDS encoding sensor histidine kinase, which produces MKNNFSSRIILSYVVIVSLFMFFTGIVVIKRIDNFYMENLTRHLFYEAGLVAELAASQDLSGPSDAVQALAEVAGKDTQARITIVARTGEVLADSRQNPKTMANHGARPEVRGALNGEKTSIVRYSSTLHRYMIYAAVPIVKKGQIEGVVRVSLPLAAINSLLRQLWAVTLLAMLAAALLSVLVGWWLAKRLTKPIEEITEVAQAMAEGDLKRRIRGQRDMGEVAILAQAMNRMVEKLDEKMNELAATKNRLETVLTNTVNGVIFIGQGGDILYINPAARRLLDVGEKDVTGKHHVEVTRSYALADSVDFVFQEGQPLKKEFVLHNLGGKAVETNIVPVKQEAGLQGVLVVLNDISELKRLETIRKDFVANVSHELRTPLAAISGFAETLMMENSDNPAVQQFARIIYDEAQRMTRMVNSLLQLSKLESVGAELDQEEFDLGQCLDTVLQGFEPRLSEKRLKVEVELPENGLVVRADRDRIVQVLMNLLDNATRFSPPDGTVTVRGTLLPGEILVEVIDEGPGIPEEEAARVFERFYRVDKARTRGQGVGLGLAIVKHIVEAHGGRVGVRSVPGNGSVFYFSLPGKRATDEH; this is translated from the coding sequence ATGAAGAATAACTTTAGTTCCAGAATTATCCTGTCATACGTTGTTATAGTGTCTTTGTTCATGTTTTTTACGGGGATAGTCGTGATCAAAAGAATAGACAACTTTTACATGGAAAACTTGACTCGCCACCTTTTCTATGAGGCCGGGTTGGTTGCCGAGCTTGCCGCCAGCCAAGATTTATCTGGGCCCAGTGATGCCGTGCAAGCGCTTGCAGAGGTGGCCGGCAAGGATACTCAGGCTCGCATCACAATAGTGGCACGAACCGGTGAGGTTTTAGCCGACTCTCGCCAGAACCCGAAGACCATGGCCAATCACGGCGCCAGGCCCGAGGTAAGGGGGGCCTTAAACGGAGAAAAAACTTCCATTGTAAGGTACAGCAGCACTCTCCATCGATACATGATTTACGCGGCAGTGCCGATTGTCAAAAAAGGACAAATTGAAGGGGTGGTCAGGGTTTCGCTTCCCCTGGCTGCTATCAACTCCCTATTGAGACAGTTGTGGGCGGTTACATTACTGGCGATGCTGGCTGCTGCATTACTTTCGGTTTTGGTGGGTTGGTGGTTAGCCAAGAGGCTGACGAAGCCCATAGAGGAAATTACCGAAGTGGCCCAGGCCATGGCTGAAGGGGATTTGAAACGGAGGATTCGCGGCCAGAGGGACATGGGCGAAGTCGCGATTCTGGCCCAGGCAATGAACAGGATGGTCGAGAAGCTGGATGAAAAGATGAACGAGCTTGCCGCCACCAAAAACCGTCTGGAAACGGTTTTAACCAACACCGTTAACGGCGTCATCTTTATCGGACAAGGAGGAGATATCCTCTACATTAATCCGGCCGCACGAAGGTTGCTCGATGTAGGAGAAAAAGACGTGACCGGCAAGCACCACGTCGAAGTTACCAGAAGTTACGCTTTGGCCGATTCGGTGGACTTCGTGTTTCAAGAGGGACAACCCCTCAAGAAGGAGTTCGTGCTCCACAACCTCGGAGGCAAGGCCGTGGAAACCAACATCGTTCCGGTCAAGCAGGAAGCCGGGTTACAGGGAGTACTGGTGGTGTTGAACGACATCTCCGAGTTGAAGAGGCTTGAGACCATACGCAAAGATTTTGTGGCCAATGTTTCACATGAACTGAGAACACCTCTGGCTGCTATCAGCGGATTTGCCGAGACTTTAATGATGGAGAACTCCGACAATCCTGCTGTCCAGCAATTTGCGCGGATAATATATGACGAGGCCCAGAGAATGACCCGGATGGTGAACAGCCTCTTGCAGCTGTCAAAGCTAGAGTCGGTCGGGGCGGAACTGGACCAGGAGGAATTCGATTTAGGGCAGTGCCTGGATACAGTTCTGCAGGGATTCGAGCCGCGGTTAAGCGAGAAGAGACTGAAGGTGGAAGTTGAACTGCCGGAAAACGGCTTGGTCGTGCGGGCCGACCGGGACAGAATAGTGCAGGTCTTAATGAACCTGCTGGATAACGCCACCAGATTCAGCCCTCCAGATGGAACCGTCACCGTTCGCGGAACCCTATTGCCGGGAGAGATACTGGTTGAGGTTATCGACGAAGGCCCCGGAATTCCGGAGGAGGAGGCAGCGCGCGTTTTCGAGCGTTTTTACCGGGTAGATAAGGCCAGGACACGGGGACAGGGAGTTGGACTGGGCCTGGCTATCGTTAAGCACATAGTCGAGGCACACGGGGGTAGGGTCGGGGTGCGAAGCGTTCCCGGAAACGGATCCGTTTTTTATTTTAGCCTGCCGGGAAAACGAGCCACAGATGAACACTGA
- a CDS encoding DUF4911 domain-containing protein, whose translation MTVVDPGDQVFLRVETQNIDFLNRIVEGWDGLGIVSTLDRDQGLVVIRVTPDTKPELLNVVRFLPFPAEVLEQK comes from the coding sequence ATGACCGTGGTTGACCCCGGTGATCAAGTTTTTTTACGCGTTGAAACCCAAAACATCGATTTTCTGAATCGCATCGTGGAAGGTTGGGATGGTCTCGGTATCGTATCAACTCTTGACCGTGACCAGGGCCTGGTCGTGATCCGGGTAACCCCTGACACTAAACCGGAGTTGTTAAACGTTGTTAGGTTTCTTCCTTTTCCGGCAGAGGTGCTGGAACAGAAGTAA
- the pstB gene encoding phosphate ABC transporter ATP-binding protein PstB produces the protein MEGLSQVKIAVRKLNIFYQDYQALHEVSMEMKARKVTALIGPSGCGKSTFLRSLNRLNELIEGTRTEGEVVIDGVNIYDPGVDVVGLRKKVGIVFQKPSAFPMSIYENVAYGPRIHGIKKRTVLDEIVETSLKQANLWDEVKDRLHSSALRLSGGQQQRLVIARVLSVNPEIILMDEPASALDPISTAKLEDLIAQLKNEYTIVIVTHNMQQAARVSDFTAFFLNGYLVEFQPTKELFIHPRDKRTEDYITGRFG, from the coding sequence ATGGAAGGACTCAGCCAGGTGAAAATTGCAGTTAGAAAGCTGAACATTTTCTATCAGGATTACCAGGCCCTGCATGAGGTGAGCATGGAGATGAAAGCCCGCAAGGTGACTGCTCTCATCGGGCCATCCGGGTGTGGCAAATCTACTTTTTTGCGCAGTCTCAATCGGCTCAACGAACTCATAGAAGGAACCAGAACTGAAGGCGAGGTTGTGATCGACGGGGTCAACATATATGATCCCGGGGTCGATGTCGTCGGTCTTAGGAAAAAGGTGGGAATAGTTTTTCAAAAACCGAGTGCTTTTCCTATGTCTATTTACGAAAATGTGGCCTACGGACCGCGCATTCACGGCATCAAGAAGAGAACCGTCCTCGATGAAATAGTAGAGACCAGCCTTAAACAGGCCAATCTCTGGGATGAAGTCAAAGACCGGCTGCATTCCTCGGCTTTGCGGCTTTCAGGGGGACAGCAGCAGCGCCTGGTCATTGCCCGGGTTCTGTCGGTAAATCCCGAAATTATTTTGATGGATGAGCCGGCTTCGGCTTTGGACCCGATTTCCACCGCCAAGCTGGAAGATCTTATTGCCCAGTTAAAGAACGAGTATACGATTGTTATTGTCACCCACAACATGCAGCAGGCTGCCAGGGTGTCTGATTTTACCGCTTTTTTCTTGAACGGGTATCTGGTAGAATTCCAGCCAACTAAGGAACTTTTCATACATCCCCGGGATAAGAGGACAGAGGATTATATCACGGGCCGGTTCGGCTAA
- the pstA gene encoding phosphate ABC transporter permease PstA, whose product MRSWLRLYERLIFAGIWLGACLVALMLVAMVAYVAVKGIGTISWGFVTQVPSRMGKEGGISSTIVSTVYLTLTALLISVPFGVGTAIYLTEYSSRRSRFTRLIEISAELLAGTPSIVFGLFGFVFFVLFLGLGWSVLSGGLTLSLMILPTIIRTAQEAVAAVPPEFRENSFALGATKWQTVSRMVLPAAMPGIITGIILGIGRCVGETAAVLLTAGSALGTPVLPTDPARSMAVHLYVLASEGISMERAFGTALLLVVLILMVNYAANRSLQRFSCRLRT is encoded by the coding sequence GTGAGATCATGGCTTCGCCTATATGAAAGACTTATTTTTGCCGGCATTTGGCTGGGAGCATGCCTGGTAGCCCTGATGTTAGTGGCCATGGTGGCTTACGTGGCGGTAAAAGGAATTGGAACCATAAGCTGGGGGTTTGTAACCCAGGTACCTTCGCGCATGGGAAAGGAAGGCGGTATATCGTCGACTATTGTAAGTACAGTCTACCTAACGTTGACGGCTTTGCTCATCAGTGTCCCCTTCGGGGTTGGAACCGCCATCTACCTGACCGAATACAGCTCGCGTCGGAGCCGGTTTACCAGGTTGATCGAGATCTCGGCCGAGCTTTTGGCCGGAACTCCTTCCATAGTTTTCGGGCTGTTCGGGTTTGTATTCTTTGTGCTGTTTCTGGGATTAGGGTGGTCGGTGCTGTCCGGGGGCCTGACGTTATCCCTCATGATCTTGCCCACGATTATCCGGACGGCCCAGGAGGCGGTGGCGGCAGTCCCGCCGGAGTTTCGAGAGAACAGCTTCGCCCTGGGAGCGACCAAGTGGCAGACCGTGAGCAGGATGGTTTTGCCTGCGGCTATGCCTGGAATAATTACGGGGATAATACTTGGAATAGGTCGCTGTGTTGGAGAAACGGCCGCGGTTTTGCTGACTGCGGGGAGCGCTTTGGGGACCCCTGTTTTGCCGACAGACCCGGCCCGAAGCATGGCCGTGCATTTGTATGTACTGGCCTCTGAGGGGATAAGCATGGAACGGGCTTTTGGCACCGCGCTTCTGCTGGTTGTTCTTATACTGATGGTCAATTATGCGGCTAACCGCAGCCTGCAGCGGTTTTCCTGCCGTTTAAGAACTTAA
- the pstC gene encoding phosphate ABC transporter permease subunit PstC, translating into MTVEGNTVNRATSSRRPGLSFELFIERLLGLSAVVSVLSIVLIIGFVCSKGGPLIAKVGLSDFLLSTTWDPTNGRFGIGAMVVGSIAVTFGSLVWGVPLALALSIFLAEIAPSWMGQVMGEVVNLLAGIPSVVYGFMGLVVLVPFIRDNLGGWGFSVLAGALILGIMILPTIVGVARDAILAVPREYKEGSLALGATHWQTITRIMLPAARSGIIAAVVLGMGRAIGETMAVVLVTGNVARIPTSVLDPTRTMTSNVVLEMGYAHGDHQLALFATATVLFAFILLMNLVVSLNMKAGR; encoded by the coding sequence ATGACTGTGGAAGGTAATACTGTCAATAGGGCAACCTCAAGCCGGCGGCCGGGGCTCAGTTTTGAGCTTTTTATTGAGAGGTTGCTGGGCTTGAGCGCGGTGGTATCGGTTCTGTCTATCGTTCTCATTATCGGCTTTGTCTGCAGCAAAGGTGGGCCGCTCATTGCGAAGGTGGGGTTGTCCGACTTCTTGCTTTCGACCACCTGGGATCCTACTAACGGGCGCTTCGGCATCGGGGCTATGGTGGTGGGATCCATAGCGGTGACCTTCGGATCTCTGGTGTGGGGGGTACCGCTGGCGCTGGCCTTGAGTATCTTCCTGGCGGAAATAGCTCCCAGCTGGATGGGGCAGGTAATGGGCGAGGTGGTCAACCTCCTGGCAGGTATACCGTCTGTGGTCTACGGGTTTATGGGGTTGGTAGTGCTGGTTCCCTTTATCAGGGATAACCTGGGGGGCTGGGGGTTCAGCGTGCTGGCCGGGGCTTTGATTCTCGGAATCATGATCTTACCTACTATTGTGGGGGTAGCGCGGGATGCGATTCTGGCCGTGCCTAGGGAATACAAGGAGGGGTCCCTGGCTCTGGGCGCTACTCACTGGCAGACTATCACCCGGATAATGCTGCCTGCAGCCCGTTCGGGTATTATAGCGGCCGTGGTTTTGGGGATGGGGCGAGCTATAGGGGAGACCATGGCCGTGGTTCTGGTTACCGGAAATGTTGCGCGGATTCCGACGTCGGTATTGGATCCGACCAGAACTATGACCAGTAACGTGGTCTTGGAAATGGGTTATGCGCATGGAGATCACCAACTGGCTTTGTTCGCAACGGCTACGGTTCTTTTTGCTTTTATACTGCTTATGAACCTAGTCGTCAGTCTGAACATGAAGGCGGGGAGATAG
- a CDS encoding peptidoglycan D,D-transpeptidase FtsI family protein, with the protein MDKNRCLQLMCSFLGVYLGLGGVLFYYQVLQASHTAGQTAEMHSRTVGLRDIPRGDILDRNGVPLTGKYTVWGLYGWPQLVKDPRHTTEELAARLGWDDKEVAAVENRFIRGQKEGQALVLLKLPVARYELDILERSPVDGVNLLPVQRRYGDDGFACHLLGEVKLKEDLLGAPHAEEWSGVSGVEKRYDEVLRRVPPGPVNEVAVMVDARGNPIPGIPPKVRKREDSGQGNNVVLTVDQRLQEAVEKVMDRRVQKGAVVVMDVASRDILAMASRPKFRYDGETEAVKEEKDSPFLNRALALYHPGSVFKLVVAAAALEAGVVSVNDTWNCTGSYAFDNGVSIGCWKKEGHGWLNLAEGLANSCNSVLIQVGLKLGREKLLDYVQRLRVTDTEIIGYPGVEPEGYVRVEPGSVAMGNASIGQEGVMLSPVQVASLVATIADDGRWTAPRLVKGIRRADGRWEGRFDTLPKERVISSKTARQLKAMLELAVKSGTGKQGQLKWTGSAGKTASSQTGRFDQSGKEILDTWFAGYLPTENPRWVIVVLVENGISGGQTAAPVFREIGEALCGLSGI; encoded by the coding sequence ATGGACAAAAACAGGTGCTTGCAGTTGATGTGTTCATTCCTAGGGGTGTACCTCGGGCTGGGTGGCGTCCTGTTCTACTACCAGGTTTTACAGGCCTCACATACCGCAGGCCAAACGGCGGAAATGCACAGCCGAACGGTGGGGCTGCGGGACATACCACGGGGCGATATCCTGGACCGCAACGGTGTGCCTTTAACCGGCAAGTACACGGTATGGGGGCTATACGGCTGGCCGCAACTGGTAAAAGACCCTCGACACACGACAGAGGAACTGGCCGCGAGATTGGGTTGGGATGATAAAGAAGTGGCGGCGGTCGAGAACCGTTTCATCCGGGGCCAAAAAGAGGGGCAGGCCCTGGTGTTGCTCAAACTGCCGGTAGCCAGGTATGAGCTTGACATTCTTGAACGGAGCCCGGTTGACGGGGTGAACCTGCTGCCCGTACAAAGGCGATACGGCGATGACGGGTTTGCCTGTCATCTCCTGGGCGAGGTGAAATTGAAAGAGGACTTGCTCGGCGCGCCTCATGCAGAGGAGTGGTCCGGAGTTTCCGGTGTCGAAAAGAGATACGACGAGGTTCTGCGCCGCGTTCCCCCTGGACCCGTGAACGAGGTGGCAGTAATGGTCGATGCCAGAGGTAATCCCATTCCCGGTATTCCTCCAAAAGTGCGGAAAAGAGAAGATTCCGGTCAGGGGAACAACGTTGTATTGACGGTCGATCAGAGGTTGCAGGAAGCAGTGGAAAAAGTAATGGACCGCAGGGTTCAAAAAGGGGCGGTAGTGGTGATGGATGTGGCCAGCCGGGATATACTGGCCATGGCCAGCCGGCCCAAATTTAGATACGACGGGGAGACCGAAGCCGTAAAGGAGGAAAAAGACAGCCCTTTTTTGAACAGGGCTTTAGCCTTGTACCACCCGGGGTCAGTTTTCAAGCTGGTGGTCGCGGCTGCAGCCCTCGAGGCTGGAGTGGTGTCTGTAAACGATACCTGGAACTGTACAGGAAGTTACGCCTTTGATAACGGGGTGTCCATCGGCTGCTGGAAAAAAGAGGGGCACGGTTGGCTGAACCTGGCTGAAGGCTTGGCTAATTCTTGCAACTCGGTGTTGATCCAGGTGGGCCTCAAGCTAGGTCGAGAAAAACTGCTGGATTACGTGCAGCGGCTTCGCGTGACAGATACGGAAATAATCGGTTATCCAGGGGTTGAGCCCGAGGGGTATGTGAGAGTGGAACCAGGTTCAGTGGCTATGGGCAATGCCAGCATCGGACAGGAAGGCGTCATGCTGAGCCCGGTGCAGGTGGCATCCCTGGTGGCTACGATTGCTGATGATGGCAGGTGGACTGCTCCCCGCCTGGTGAAAGGCATACGCCGGGCTGACGGGAGATGGGAAGGCAGGTTTGATACCCTGCCTAAGGAACGGGTAATCAGTTCCAAGACAGCCCGACAACTGAAAGCTATGCTGGAACTGGCGGTCAAAAGTGGGACGGGCAAACAGGGACAACTAAAATGGACCGGTTCAGCAGGGAAAACCGCATCCAGCCAAACCGGAAGATTTGACCAGTCAGGAAAAGAAATACTCGATACCTGGTTTGCCGGTTACCTGCCGACAGAGAACCCTCGTTGGGTTATCGTAGTGCTGGTGGAAAACGGGATCAGTGGTGGCCAGACCGCGGCTCCCGTTTTCAGGGAAATAGGAGAGGCATTGTGCGGTTTAAGCGGCATATGA
- a CDS encoding phosphate ABC transporter substrate-binding protein, with the protein MRRIVSTLVAVFLFSVLISGCGGKAGAPKDGAGKTEEGLKGTITVAGSTSVQPFSEVLAEAFMAENPKARVNVQGGGSSQGIEAARSGAAEIGASSRDLKPEEKEGMREFVIAKDGIVVVVNPANKVNELSVAQVRDIFLGKITNWKQVGGEDAPITLVTREAGSGTRDGFENLVMNKEPISDKALVANSTGAVRTTVAGDRNAIGYMSMASIDSGVKALAVDGVKPDRETVKSGQYKISRPFIYVTKGEPTGLAEAFIEFVLSEEGQKIIEREGAVAVK; encoded by the coding sequence ATGAGGAGAATCGTCTCAACGTTGGTTGCGGTGTTTTTGTTCTCGGTGCTCATATCTGGATGTGGCGGGAAAGCGGGAGCACCGAAAGATGGGGCAGGAAAAACCGAGGAGGGTTTGAAAGGTACCATTACGGTGGCGGGATCAACCTCGGTTCAGCCTTTTTCCGAGGTCTTGGCGGAAGCATTCATGGCCGAGAATCCTAAGGCCAGGGTTAACGTGCAAGGAGGAGGGTCGAGCCAGGGGATAGAGGCAGCCCGAAGCGGCGCAGCTGAGATCGGGGCCTCTTCGCGAGACCTGAAGCCGGAAGAAAAGGAAGGGATGCGGGAGTTTGTGATTGCCAAGGACGGTATTGTCGTAGTGGTAAACCCGGCGAACAAGGTTAACGAGCTGTCGGTGGCACAGGTGCGGGATATCTTTCTCGGCAAGATAACCAACTGGAAGCAGGTAGGAGGAGAGGATGCCCCGATTACCCTCGTCACCCGGGAAGCCGGTTCGGGGACCAGGGACGGTTTCGAGAACCTGGTCATGAACAAAGAGCCGATCAGCGACAAGGCCCTGGTGGCAAATTCTACGGGAGCAGTTAGAACCACGGTAGCCGGAGATAGGAACGCCATCGGGTACATGTCGATGGCAAGCATCGACTCTGGGGTTAAAGCCCTGGCGGTTGACGGGGTTAAGCCAGATAGAGAAACCGTAAAGTCGGGGCAGTACAAGATTTCGCGGCCGTTTATATACGTGACTAAAGGCGAGCCAACCGGTTTGGCCGAGGCTTTTATCGAGTTTGTGTTGAGCGAAGAAGGCCAGAAAATTATCGAGCGTGAAGGAGCTGTCGCCGTAAAGTGA
- a CDS encoding response regulator transcription factor, with protein sequence MKARILVVEDDHALVSLLTHNLEREGYETGVAMDGDEAWRKIQSGEWDVILLDVMLPHRDGLEICRQLRQEKNYTPVIMLTARDDEIDRVVGLEIGADDYVTKPFSVRELMARIKVILRRRNLDLYEGKPEIEAGPILIRPENYEVFLKGQKVDLTRKEFELLTLLVQNKGRVLKRDYLLQRLWDYGDTVKTRVLDVHVSKLREKLASYGLKGGGIETVRGIGYKFEEKGYEE encoded by the coding sequence GTGAAGGCCAGGATACTGGTAGTTGAAGATGATCATGCTCTCGTGAGTTTGCTAACACATAATTTAGAGCGGGAGGGATATGAAACGGGGGTGGCGATGGATGGGGACGAAGCCTGGCGCAAGATCCAGTCAGGCGAGTGGGATGTTATCCTCCTGGACGTAATGTTGCCTCATCGTGACGGGCTGGAAATATGTCGACAACTGCGGCAGGAAAAAAATTATACTCCGGTTATAATGTTAACGGCTCGGGATGACGAGATCGATCGGGTGGTCGGTTTGGAGATAGGGGCCGATGATTACGTTACCAAACCTTTCAGCGTGCGGGAACTGATGGCCAGAATAAAGGTGATACTGAGGCGCAGAAATCTCGACCTGTATGAGGGCAAACCGGAGATAGAGGCCGGTCCGATACTCATCCGCCCAGAAAACTACGAAGTGTTCTTAAAGGGGCAAAAGGTAGATCTGACCCGCAAAGAGTTCGAGCTCCTTACCTTGCTGGTTCAAAACAAAGGAAGGGTTTTGAAAAGAGACTACTTGCTGCAGAGGCTGTGGGACTACGGTGATACAGTTAAGACTAGGGTTTTGGATGTACACGTAAGCAAGCTGAGAGAGAAACTTGCGAGCTACGGCCTGAAAGGCGGGGGTATCGAGACGGTGAGGGGGATCGGCTATAAGTTTGAGGAGAAAGGTTATGAAGAATAA